A single genomic interval of Asinibacterium sp. OR53 harbors:
- a CDS encoding radical SAM/SPASM domain-containing protein, translated as MAYFNWNDSINLLQKLTLRRFWNAIKVYGSYQLTRLTGKPVQWGYPVSISFEPTTSCNLRCPECPSGLRAFTRPTGMLQKDFFRETIDDIHQDLLYLIFYFQGEPYLNPEFLNMVKYAHDKGVYTATSTNAHYLTDEKARQTVESGLDRLIISIDGTTQDVYQQYRVGGKLDKVLEGARNIVKWKKKLKSKTPFVFFQFLVVKPNEHQIEEVKRLGKDIGVDQVRFKTAQVYDYENDPHQLIPQNNKYSRYKKDRNGKMQVKSGLKNHCWKLWHANVITWDGLVVPCCFDKDATHQLGNLTTQSFRETWHNDNYRQFRRELLSSRKNIDICANCSEGLSVWEN; from the coding sequence ATGGCCTATTTCAACTGGAACGATAGTATCAATCTCCTACAAAAACTGACCCTGCGGCGCTTCTGGAATGCCATCAAAGTGTACGGTAGTTACCAGCTTACACGTTTAACAGGAAAACCCGTTCAATGGGGATACCCTGTTTCCATCTCTTTTGAACCTACCACTTCCTGCAACCTGCGTTGTCCCGAATGCCCCAGCGGACTTCGCGCGTTTACCCGGCCTACCGGCATGCTACAGAAAGACTTCTTCAGAGAAACCATCGACGATATCCACCAGGACCTGCTCTACCTGATCTTCTATTTCCAGGGAGAGCCTTACCTCAATCCCGAATTCCTGAACATGGTGAAATATGCGCATGATAAAGGAGTCTATACCGCTACCTCTACCAATGCGCATTACCTCACCGATGAAAAGGCCAGGCAAACGGTAGAAAGCGGGCTCGACCGCCTCATCATTTCCATTGATGGCACTACACAAGATGTGTACCAACAATACCGCGTAGGCGGAAAACTGGATAAAGTACTCGAAGGCGCCCGGAATATTGTTAAATGGAAAAAAAAGCTGAAAAGCAAAACGCCTTTTGTTTTCTTCCAGTTCCTGGTGGTGAAACCCAATGAACATCAAATTGAGGAAGTAAAAAGATTGGGTAAGGACATTGGTGTAGACCAGGTACGTTTTAAGACCGCACAGGTATACGATTATGAAAATGATCCGCACCAATTGATCCCTCAAAATAACAAATACAGCCGTTATAAAAAAGACCGTAACGGAAAGATGCAAGTGAAAAGCGGTCTGAAAAATCATTGCTGGAAACTCTGGCATGCGAACGTGATCACCTGGGATGGATTGGTAGTACCCTGTTGTTTTGATAAAGATGCCACCCATCAATTGGGCAACCTTACAACACAAAGTTTCCGGGAAACATGGCATAACGACAACTACAGGCAGTTCCGGCGTGAACTGCTCAGCAGCCGCAAAAACATTGACATTTGTGCCAATTGCAGCGAAGGGTTGAGTGTTTGGGAAAACTGA
- a CDS encoding MarR family winged helix-turn-helix transcriptional regulator, which yields MSLEQDIQQPLFRNEYQKAAINLIFSSNWLNEKIKYLLESEDITQQQYNILRILKGCQQPLSTLQIRSRMLDRMSDTSRIVERMLKKGLVEKRTCPSDKRLVDVSISHKGLELLEKLEHKNAALDSILQSLSESEAITLNRLLDKMRG from the coding sequence ATGTCTCTCGAACAGGATATACAACAACCACTTTTTCGGAATGAATACCAGAAAGCGGCTATTAATTTGATCTTTTCATCCAACTGGTTGAATGAAAAGATCAAATATCTGTTAGAATCGGAAGACATCACACAACAACAATACAATATCCTTCGCATACTCAAGGGATGCCAGCAACCATTAAGCACATTGCAGATCAGGAGTCGCATGCTCGACCGTATGAGCGATACCAGTCGTATCGTGGAGCGCATGCTGAAAAAAGGGCTCGTGGAAAAAAGAACCTGCCCTTCCGACAAACGCCTGGTAGATGTAAGCATTTCGCACAAAGGGCTTGAATTACTGGAAAAACTCGAACACAAAAATGCAGCGCTCGATAGTATTCTGCAATCCCTCTCTGAATCAGAAGCAATCACATTGAATCGTTTACTCGACAAAATGCGCGGATGA
- a CDS encoding glycoside hydrolase family 10 protein, whose translation MKKFLAFCLIVVAGLEPGIAQYSPNYEFRGVWVASVSNIDWPSKKTLSVAEQKEEFIRLVEMHKRNGMNALIVQVRPAADALYPSAYEPWSEFLTGKQGQAPVPFYDPLAFMIGETHKRGMEFHAWLNPYRAVFNMRNSSIASNHLTKTHPEWFLVYGDKKYFNPGLPQVRQHTVKVVEDLVKRYDIDGIHLDDYFYPYRIAGKEFPDAKEYKRYGNGLSKDEWRRSNCDSIIYDLFTAIKAIKPKLRFGISPFGIWRNKSQDPMGSDTKGGQTNYDDLYADILLWLEKGWIDYVAPQLYWERGHKLANYDVLLEWWNDHAYGKDLYIGHGIYRAGSNAAWRDPNELPEQIRELRTYPTTRGSIYFNSKVFESNPNGWSDSLRNHYYRYPALVPAMPWVDNTVPIQPLVEKLEGNKIKLVYKGEEKIKAFAILVLQPGAEPQFINTQLVQVIPTSKTATVDLGSLPDIATGKKIYAITVNPNNNVSQLTEIR comes from the coding sequence ATGAAAAAATTTCTGGCGTTTTGTTTGATAGTTGTAGCCGGCTTGGAGCCGGGTATTGCGCAATATTCTCCTAATTACGAGTTCCGTGGCGTATGGGTAGCCTCCGTTAGCAATATCGACTGGCCCAGCAAGAAAACCCTCTCCGTGGCAGAACAAAAAGAAGAATTCATCCGGCTGGTAGAAATGCACAAACGCAATGGCATGAATGCGTTGATTGTACAGGTAAGGCCCGCCGCTGATGCATTGTATCCTTCTGCTTATGAGCCCTGGAGCGAATTTCTCACGGGTAAACAAGGACAGGCTCCTGTGCCATTTTACGATCCGCTCGCTTTTATGATCGGCGAAACACACAAACGCGGCATGGAGTTCCACGCCTGGCTCAACCCTTACAGGGCTGTATTCAACATGCGGAATTCTTCCATTGCATCCAACCATCTCACCAAAACACATCCTGAATGGTTCCTGGTTTACGGCGATAAAAAATATTTCAACCCCGGTCTGCCGCAGGTAAGACAACACACTGTGAAAGTAGTGGAAGACCTGGTGAAGCGATACGATATAGACGGCATTCACCTCGACGATTATTTCTACCCTTATCGTATTGCAGGAAAAGAATTTCCCGATGCAAAAGAATACAAACGCTATGGCAACGGATTGAGTAAAGACGAGTGGCGCCGAAGCAATTGCGACAGCATTATTTACGATCTGTTCACAGCCATCAAGGCAATCAAGCCCAAGCTGCGATTCGGCATCAGTCCGTTCGGCATCTGGCGCAACAAAAGTCAGGATCCCATGGGCAGCGATACAAAAGGCGGGCAAACCAATTACGACGATCTCTATGCCGATATCCTGTTATGGCTGGAAAAAGGCTGGATCGATTATGTAGCACCTCAGTTGTATTGGGAACGTGGTCATAAGCTGGCCAATTACGATGTATTGCTGGAATGGTGGAACGATCATGCCTATGGCAAAGACCTTTATATTGGGCATGGTATTTACCGCGCCGGCAGCAATGCTGCATGGAGGGATCCCAATGAGTTGCCGGAACAAATACGCGAACTAAGAACATACCCAACTACCCGTGGGAGCATTTATTTCAACAGCAAGGTATTTGAGAGCAATCCGAACGGATGGAGCGACAGTTTGCGCAATCACTATTACCGTTATCCGGCCCTGGTACCTGCCATGCCCTGGGTAGACAATACTGTTCCCATACAACCCCTGGTTGAGAAACTGGAGGGGAATAAAATAAAGCTGGTGTATAAAGGTGAAGAAAAGATCAAGGCATTTGCCATACTGGTATTGCAACCAGGCGCCGAACCACAATTCATCAATACACAACTGGTACAGGTGATCCCCACCAGCAAAACTGCTACCGTAGACCTTGGCTCTTTGCCTGATATCGCCACAGGCAAAAAAATATATGCCATAACAGTCAATCCGAATAACAATGTGAGTCAGCTTACAGAAATTAGATGA
- a CDS encoding sigma-54 dependent transcriptional regulator, with translation MLGNILLIDDEEKLRTLLSRIIRLEGFTVWEAPDLKSARKLMDKEAIDVVLCDVKLPDGNGLQFVQELKSKYPSVEIILLTAYGNIADGVQAMKSGAFDYITKGDDNEKVIPLLNQAMEKVQLRKHVELLERRVGKRYGFEQILGRSPLIKEAVALAQKVAPTDATVLLLGETGTGKEVFAQAIHHASKRTGKPFLALNCSAFGKELLESELFGHKAGAFTSAVKDKKGLIEEANNGTLFLDEIGEMPMELQAKLLRVLETGEFIKVGDTRSTKVNVRIIAATNRSLQNEIQSGHFREDLYYRLNVFTITLPALRERVKDIPLLSEHFLRQFALKTNQHVTTMNTEFIERLQQHDWKGNIRELKNVMERAVILATGDTLTTEDLPVELQSSLGSIHKSSSQLSAFDLSSVEKLHIQRVLNHTKGNKTEAARLLNIGLTTLYRKIEEYHIL, from the coding sequence ATTTTGGGCAACATCCTTCTCATAGACGACGAAGAAAAGCTCCGCACCCTGCTCAGCCGCATCATCCGGCTCGAAGGGTTCACGGTATGGGAAGCGCCCGACCTCAAATCGGCACGCAAGCTGATGGATAAAGAGGCCATAGATGTGGTGCTCTGCGATGTAAAATTACCTGATGGCAACGGCCTGCAGTTTGTACAGGAACTCAAGTCCAAATATCCTTCCGTTGAAATCATATTGCTCACCGCTTATGGCAATATTGCCGATGGCGTTCAGGCCATGAAGAGTGGTGCTTTTGATTATATCACCAAGGGTGATGACAACGAAAAAGTAATTCCTCTCCTCAATCAGGCAATGGAAAAAGTACAACTGCGCAAGCATGTTGAGTTATTGGAACGACGCGTGGGCAAGCGATATGGTTTCGAACAGATCCTTGGCCGCTCACCCCTGATCAAGGAAGCTGTAGCCCTGGCGCAAAAAGTAGCACCTACCGATGCCACGGTTTTGCTACTGGGAGAGACGGGCACCGGCAAAGAAGTTTTTGCCCAGGCCATACACCATGCCAGTAAAAGAACGGGCAAGCCTTTTCTGGCACTCAATTGCAGCGCATTTGGGAAAGAATTGCTGGAGAGTGAATTATTCGGACACAAAGCCGGTGCTTTCACCAGTGCAGTGAAAGACAAAAAAGGACTTATAGAAGAAGCGAATAATGGCACCCTGTTTCTCGACGAGATCGGCGAAATGCCGATGGAACTGCAGGCCAAATTATTGCGCGTGTTGGAAACAGGAGAATTCATCAAAGTAGGTGATACCCGCTCTACCAAGGTGAATGTGCGCATCATTGCCGCTACCAACCGCAGTTTACAGAATGAAATACAATCAGGACATTTCCGCGAAGACCTTTATTACCGGCTGAATGTTTTCACCATTACATTGCCGGCCCTGCGCGAAAGGGTCAAAGACATCCCATTACTCTCCGAACATTTCCTGCGCCAGTTTGCTCTCAAAACCAATCAGCATGTTACAACTATGAACACTGAATTCATAGAGCGCCTGCAGCAACACGATTGGAAGGGCAATATCCGCGAACTCAAGAATGTCATGGAAAGAGCAGTGATACTTGCCACCGGCGATACGCTTACAACAGAAGACCTGCCGGTTGAATTGCAATCCAGTTTAGGCTCTATCCATAAGAGCTCATCCCAACTTTCCGCTTTTGATCTCTCCAGTGTTGAAAAACTGCACATACAACGCGTATTAAACCATACCAAAGGAAATAAAACCGAAGCCGCCAGGCTATTGAACATCGGGCTCACTACTTTATACCGGAAGATTGAGGAGTATCATATCCTGTGA
- a CDS encoding S9 family peptidase, producing the protein MRKLFLALTGILSVAQAQTNNRPQTPKPPFHYNVDSVEYDNTEKTVHLGATLTYPKTKGPFPVAIMITGSGLQDRDETIFNHKPFAVIADYLTNHGIAVLRVDDRNIGKSKGDVLNATSADFANDVEASIHYLLTRKEINKRKIGLIGHSEGGFIAPLVYTKWPHLSFIISLAGTGVSGAEVLLKQQTDPLKNAVNGDTYNAFYSLTKQTLQMIHDHANENDSLILNRAKELFASWKNGLPDSILTPLNAKKVTPEIYADFQVKAELKPWLKYFIATEPDLFWSKVKCPVLVLNGGKDIQVSPEQNVSAITASLNKAGNKNVTAKIFSGLNHLFQHCTKCTIQEYAQLSETFAPEVLEVMNNWLVSKIL; encoded by the coding sequence ATGAGAAAACTATTCCTTGCTCTTACAGGCATTCTCTCAGTTGCACAGGCACAAACAAACAACAGGCCTCAAACCCCTAAACCTCCTTTCCATTACAATGTTGATAGTGTTGAATATGACAATACAGAGAAGACCGTTCATTTAGGCGCCACATTAACGTATCCGAAAACAAAGGGCCCCTTCCCGGTAGCCATAATGATCACCGGAAGCGGGTTACAGGATAGAGATGAAACCATTTTTAATCATAAGCCTTTTGCTGTAATTGCCGATTACTTAACCAACCATGGCATTGCCGTATTAAGGGTAGACGACAGGAATATCGGCAAAAGCAAAGGAGATGTATTAAATGCTACCAGCGCTGATTTTGCAAATGATGTGGAAGCAAGTATTCATTATTTATTAACCAGAAAAGAAATTAATAAGCGCAAGATAGGCCTTATCGGACATAGTGAGGGCGGCTTTATTGCACCTTTGGTGTACACGAAATGGCCCCATTTGTCTTTTATAATCTCCTTAGCGGGAACGGGTGTATCGGGCGCAGAAGTATTGCTGAAACAGCAAACGGACCCTTTAAAAAATGCAGTAAATGGCGATACATACAATGCTTTCTATTCACTTACGAAACAAACACTACAAATGATTCATGATCATGCTAATGAAAATGACTCGTTGATATTGAATAGGGCAAAAGAATTATTTGCCAGTTGGAAAAATGGTTTACCCGATAGCATTTTAACACCGCTTAATGCAAAAAAAGTAACACCAGAGATATATGCTGATTTCCAAGTCAAAGCGGAATTGAAGCCCTGGCTTAAATATTTTATTGCTACGGAACCGGATCTGTTTTGGAGTAAAGTAAAATGCCCGGTATTGGTATTAAATGGTGGGAAAGACATCCAGGTATCCCCGGAACAGAATGTGTCTGCGATTACAGCGTCACTAAACAAAGCCGGAAATAAAAATGTAACGGCTAAGATCTTCTCCGGATTAAACCATTTGTTTCAGCATTGTACCAAATGCACCATCCAGGAATATGCACAATTGTCAGAAACCTTCGCCCCGGAAGTATTAGAAGTAATGAACAATTGGCTCGTTAGTAAAATACTGTAA
- a CDS encoding potassium-transporting ATPase subunit F, which yields MLLLFIIAILVFCYLCYVLVKPEKF from the coding sequence ATGTTATTACTATTCATTATTGCCATCCTGGTTTTCTGCTACCTCTGTTATGTACTGGTAAAACCTGAGAAATTTTAA
- the kdpA gene encoding potassium-transporting ATPase subunit KdpA — protein sequence MNTEILGISVTFILTLLLALPLGRYIGKVYSEERTWPDKFLAPLDRLFFKLSGIRPEKEMNWKQHLTALLTINLVWFLFSMFVLMNMGWLPLNPDGNPGMSADLAFNTTISFVSNTNLQHYSGETGVSYLGQLVLMLFQFISAGAGMAVCAVVFNAMKERTTDKLGNFYNYFVKSCTRILLPLSIVLALLLVFNGTPMTFQGKSQFISLQGDTVHVSRGPAAAMVAIKQLGTNGGGFFGANSAHPLENPNYLTNIAECASIFLIPVALVFAMGYVLKKRKLAWTIFGVMTIGCLLFLLPSVYYEMKGNPAIAQMGIDQRMGSMEGKEVRFGSAATAFWSVVTTVTSNGSVNGMHDSLTPLPGMMAMLGMMVNSFYGGVGVGFLNFYIFIIIAVFISGLMVGRTPEFLGKKIEAKEMKIAVIIALLHPLLILAATALSSYLYAQDPVAHAAWLNNPGSHGFSEMLYEYTSSAANNGSGFEGLGDGVPYWNITCGIVMLLSRFLPIIGPLAIAGILAKKKYIPESAGTLKTDTGTFGIMVLAVIFIVAALSFFPALTLGPLAEFFGMK from the coding sequence ATGAACACAGAAATTTTGGGCATCAGCGTCACTTTTATTCTTACCCTGTTACTGGCCCTTCCACTGGGCCGTTATATTGGGAAAGTGTACAGTGAAGAAAGAACCTGGCCCGACAAATTCCTGGCGCCCCTGGATCGCCTCTTTTTCAAACTCTCAGGCATCCGGCCGGAAAAAGAAATGAATTGGAAACAACACTTAACCGCCTTACTCACCATCAACCTGGTATGGTTTCTCTTTTCCATGTTCGTACTCATGAATATGGGATGGCTGCCACTCAACCCCGATGGCAACCCTGGCATGTCGGCCGATCTGGCTTTCAATACCACCATCAGTTTCGTTAGCAATACCAACCTGCAGCACTACAGTGGCGAAACAGGTGTTTCCTACCTGGGCCAATTGGTGTTGATGTTATTCCAGTTCATCAGTGCAGGTGCAGGTATGGCTGTTTGTGCAGTAGTATTCAATGCAATGAAAGAAAGGACCACCGACAAACTCGGTAATTTCTATAACTACTTTGTAAAAAGCTGCACCAGGATATTATTGCCGCTTTCAATTGTGCTGGCCCTGTTACTGGTATTCAATGGTACGCCCATGACTTTCCAGGGTAAGTCGCAGTTTATTTCATTGCAGGGAGATACCGTGCATGTGTCAAGAGGCCCCGCCGCAGCAATGGTGGCCATCAAGCAACTCGGCACCAATGGGGGCGGCTTTTTCGGCGCCAATTCTGCCCACCCGCTGGAGAACCCCAACTATCTCACCAATATAGCTGAATGCGCTTCTATCTTTCTCATCCCTGTGGCACTTGTTTTTGCCATGGGATATGTACTCAAAAAAAGAAAGCTGGCCTGGACCATCTTTGGTGTTATGACCATCGGATGCCTGCTCTTCCTGCTGCCTTCCGTGTATTATGAAATGAAGGGCAATCCTGCCATTGCACAAATGGGTATTGACCAACGAATGGGTAGTATGGAAGGAAAAGAAGTCAGGTTCGGTTCTGCAGCCACCGCTTTCTGGTCGGTCGTTACTACGGTTACTTCCAACGGTTCTGTTAATGGCATGCACGATAGTCTTACCCCATTACCGGGTATGATGGCCATGCTGGGGATGATGGTGAACTCATTTTACGGAGGTGTAGGTGTAGGCTTTCTCAACTTCTACATTTTTATCATCATTGCTGTTTTCATCAGTGGGTTGATGGTAGGCAGAACGCCTGAGTTCCTTGGTAAAAAGATCGAAGCAAAAGAAATGAAAATCGCTGTCATCATTGCATTGCTGCACCCTTTGCTGATCCTTGCTGCCACTGCTTTGTCTTCATACCTCTATGCACAGGATCCTGTTGCCCATGCAGCCTGGTTGAACAATCCCGGCAGCCACGGTTTCAGCGAAATGCTGTATGAATACACCTCCTCTGCCGCCAATAACGGAAGCGGTTTTGAAGGATTGGGTGATGGTGTCCCTTACTGGAACATCACTTGCGGCATTGTAATGTTATTGTCACGCTTCCTGCCCATCATTGGTCCATTGGCCATTGCAGGCATCCTGGCGAAGAAAAAATACATACCTGAAAGTGCAGGAACACTTAAAACAGATACCGGCACATTCGGTATCATGGTGCTGGCAGTGATCTTCATCGTTGCGGCGCTGAGCTTTTTCCCTGCACTGACCCTTGGTCCTTTGGCTGAATTTTTTGGAATGAAATAA
- the kdpB gene encoding potassium-transporting ATPase subunit KdpB gives MSKHRTTRLFERELVGEALKQSFIKLNPRILFRNPVMFTVEIGCIIMLGVCLWILSGNQSQGSLTYNILVFAILFITILFANFAEALAEARGKAQANSLRKTREETPAKWIQTVGEIFVNEIKIVPSSRLKKGDLFLCEAGDIIPMDGEIVQGLATIDESTITGESAPVIREAGGDKSSVTGGTKVLSDKIKVRVTTEPGESFLDKMIALVEGASRQKTPNEIALTILLAGFTLVFVIVCVTLKPFADFAHTPITIAAFISLFVCLIPTTIGGLLSAIGIAGMDRALRANVITKSGKAVETAGDIDTLLLDKTGTITIGNRKATHFWPAENISQQDFIEACVLASLADQTPEGKSIIELAVAQGLNAPSLKGGEENGMRFIDFTAETRSSGVDLPGNIQIRKGAYDSIHHIVSKAGNSFPDKTTEKVKSIASNGGTPLVVSHQKKVWGVIELQDIIKPGIQERFDRLRKMGVKTVMVTGDNPLTAKYIAQKAGVDDFIAEAKPEDKMNYIKKEQNSGKLVAMMGDGTNDAPALAQADVGVAMNSGTQAAKEAGNMVDLDNDPTKLIEIVEIGKQLLMTRGTLTTFSIANDVAKYFAIVPALFITSLPSLQALNIMRLHSPETAILSAVIFNAIIIPLLIPLALKGVAYRPIGASALLRRNLLIYGLGGILVPFIGIKLIDILIANFL, from the coding sequence ATGTCAAAACACAGAACAACCCGGCTTTTTGAACGCGAGCTCGTTGGAGAAGCATTGAAACAATCTTTCATCAAGCTCAATCCCCGCATCCTGTTCCGTAACCCCGTGATGTTTACCGTTGAAATCGGCTGTATCATCATGCTGGGCGTATGTTTATGGATACTCAGCGGTAACCAGTCGCAAGGCAGTCTTACTTACAATATCCTTGTCTTCGCCATACTCTTCATCACCATTTTGTTTGCCAATTTCGCTGAAGCCCTTGCCGAAGCCCGTGGTAAAGCACAGGCCAACAGCCTGCGCAAGACAAGGGAAGAAACACCTGCCAAATGGATTCAAACGGTAGGAGAAATATTCGTGAACGAGATCAAGATCGTTCCTTCTTCCCGTTTGAAAAAAGGCGATCTGTTTTTATGCGAGGCGGGCGATATCATTCCGATGGACGGAGAGATCGTACAAGGTTTGGCCACCATCGATGAAAGCACCATCACCGGCGAATCAGCGCCGGTAATACGTGAAGCCGGCGGCGATAAAAGCTCTGTTACAGGCGGCACCAAAGTATTATCAGATAAAATCAAAGTGCGTGTAACTACTGAACCCGGCGAATCATTCCTTGATAAAATGATCGCATTGGTGGAAGGCGCTTCCCGTCAGAAAACACCCAATGAAATTGCGCTCACTATTTTGTTGGCTGGTTTCACACTAGTGTTTGTGATCGTGTGTGTTACCCTGAAACCATTTGCCGATTTTGCGCACACACCCATTACCATCGCTGCATTCATATCATTGTTCGTATGCCTGATCCCTACCACCATCGGTGGTTTGCTCAGTGCCATTGGCATAGCGGGTATGGACAGGGCCTTGCGCGCCAATGTCATTACCAAAAGCGGTAAAGCAGTAGAAACAGCGGGAGATATCGACACGCTCTTGTTAGATAAAACAGGTACCATCACTATTGGTAACCGTAAAGCCACTCATTTCTGGCCGGCAGAAAACATATCGCAGCAGGATTTCATAGAAGCTTGTGTACTTGCTTCTCTTGCAGACCAGACGCCGGAAGGAAAATCCATTATTGAACTGGCCGTAGCACAGGGACTGAACGCCCCTTCTCTCAAAGGCGGTGAAGAAAATGGCATGCGTTTCATTGATTTTACTGCCGAAACCAGGAGCAGTGGCGTAGACCTGCCGGGTAATATCCAAATACGCAAAGGCGCTTACGATTCCATTCACCATATCGTAAGCAAAGCAGGTAATTCCTTTCCCGATAAGACCACAGAGAAGGTAAAATCCATCGCCTCCAACGGTGGTACACCACTGGTGGTATCGCATCAAAAAAAGGTATGGGGTGTGATAGAGTTACAAGATATTATCAAGCCCGGCATACAGGAACGTTTTGACAGGTTACGCAAAATGGGCGTGAAAACAGTAATGGTAACCGGCGATAACCCGCTCACCGCAAAATACATTGCACAAAAAGCAGGTGTAGATGATTTCATTGCCGAAGCAAAGCCGGAAGACAAAATGAATTATATCAAAAAAGAACAGAACAGCGGTAAGCTGGTGGCCATGATGGGTGATGGCACCAACGATGCACCCGCATTGGCACAAGCCGATGTGGGCGTTGCGATGAACAGCGGTACACAGGCTGCCAAAGAAGCCGGCAATATGGTGGATCTGGATAATGATCCTACCAAGCTGATCGAGATCGTGGAAATCGGTAAACAATTGCTCATGACACGCGGCACACTTACTACGTTCAGCATTGCGAATGATGTAGCCAAATATTTTGCCATTGTTCCGGCACTCTTCATCACTTCACTGCCCTCTTTGCAGGCATTAAATATTATGCGCCTGCACAGCCCGGAAACGGCCATTCTTTCTGCCGTTATTTTCAATGCCATCATCATACCCTTGTTGATACCCCTGGCATTGAAAGGAGTAGCTTACAGGCCCATTGGCGCCAGCGCTCTGCTGAGAAGGAACCTGTTGATATATGGGTTGGGCGGCATACTGGTACCCTTCATCGGCATCAAACTGATCGATATTTTGATTGCAAACTTTCTTTAA
- a CDS encoding K(+)-transporting ATPase subunit C: MKQHILPAIKLTLVCIVVFMVAYPLLIWIAAQAAPARGRGETVVSQNKVVGYRLEGQSFTRDNYFQGRPSAAGYNAAGSTGSNKGPSNPDYLKEVSAHIDSFLAHNPGIERADIPSDLVTASGSGLDPHISPQAAMVQVKRIAANRHISEERLKQLVQQYTESPFLGVLGTSVVNVLQLNLALDQLNNQR; encoded by the coding sequence ATGAAACAGCATATTCTTCCCGCAATAAAATTGACACTCGTCTGCATAGTAGTTTTTATGGTAGCATACCCGCTGCTGATATGGATAGCGGCGCAGGCTGCTCCGGCCAGGGGACGCGGCGAAACGGTAGTATCACAAAACAAAGTCGTAGGCTATCGATTGGAAGGCCAGTCGTTCACACGCGACAATTATTTTCAGGGCCGTCCTTCAGCAGCAGGATACAATGCAGCCGGCAGCACGGGCAGTAACAAAGGCCCTTCCAACCCCGATTACCTGAAAGAAGTGAGCGCGCACATCGATAGTTTCCTGGCACACAACCCGGGAATTGAGAGAGCCGACATTCCTTCCGATCTGGTAACGGCTTCAGGTAGCGGACTAGATCCCCATATTTCTCCGCAAGCTGCCATGGTGCAGGTAAAAAGGATTGCTGCTAACAGGCATATTTCCGAAGAGCGGCTCAAACAACTCGTTCAGCAATATACGGAAAGCCCGTTTTTAGGCGTTTTAGGAACAAGTGTGGTGAACGTACTGCAATTGAACCTGGCATTAGACCAATTAAACAATCAAAGATGA